One window from the genome of Anopheles merus strain MAF chromosome 3R, AmerM5.1, whole genome shotgun sequence encodes:
- the LOC121597366 gene encoding methyltransferase-like 26 isoform X1, translating into MNIMRRITNPAGERNKDPILDVLRRVLSKTEPNLRLLEISSGVGLHAAYFAKEFPNITFQPSEHDTTLFASIDAYRQDVKNVEPPIFIDISKPCTDWQNEANINLTSGANRFDYMLNINMLHISPIACAHGLFDNASQLLKRGGLLITYGPYAVDGTLTPESNVRFNESLQQRNPEWGIRDTKELSKLAASKGITLQEMIELPANNKCLIWKKDANHA; encoded by the exons ATGAA CATCATGAGAAGAATAACAAATCCGGCCGGCGAAAGAAACAAGGATCCCATTCTGGATGTTTTGAGGCGAGTATTGTCGAAAACGGAGCCAAACCTTCGCCTGTTGGAAATTTCTTCCGGAGTTGGGCTGCACGCAGCTTACTTTGCTAAGGAATTCCCCAACATAACATTCCAACCATCGGAACACGATACCACTCTGTTCGCCAGCATTGATGCCTACCGGCAAGATGTAAAGAACGTTGAACCTCCCATCTTCATCGACATTTCCAAACCGTGCACGGATTGGCAGAATGAGGCCAACATCAACCTTACTTCCGGTGCCAACCGGTTCGATTATATGCTCAACATAAACATGCTGCACATTTCCCCGATCGCCTGTGCCCACGGATTGTTTGACAATGCATCTCAGTTGTTGAAACGCGGAGGGCTGCTGATAACGTACGGACCGTACGCCGTGGACGGCACTCTCACTCCGGAGAGTAACGTACGTTTCAACGAATCATTGCAGCAACGTAACCCCGAGTGGGGAATACGCGACACGAAAGAGCTGAGCAAGTTGGCCGCATCGAAAGGTATTACGCTGCAAGAGATGATTGAACTACCGGCAAACAACAAATGTTTGATTTGGAAAAAAGATGCAAATCATGCCTAA
- the LOC121597366 gene encoding methyltransferase-like 26 isoform X2 produces the protein MRRITNPAGERNKDPILDVLRRVLSKTEPNLRLLEISSGVGLHAAYFAKEFPNITFQPSEHDTTLFASIDAYRQDVKNVEPPIFIDISKPCTDWQNEANINLTSGANRFDYMLNINMLHISPIACAHGLFDNASQLLKRGGLLITYGPYAVDGTLTPESNVRFNESLQQRNPEWGIRDTKELSKLAASKGITLQEMIELPANNKCLIWKKDANHA, from the coding sequence ATGAGAAGAATAACAAATCCGGCCGGCGAAAGAAACAAGGATCCCATTCTGGATGTTTTGAGGCGAGTATTGTCGAAAACGGAGCCAAACCTTCGCCTGTTGGAAATTTCTTCCGGAGTTGGGCTGCACGCAGCTTACTTTGCTAAGGAATTCCCCAACATAACATTCCAACCATCGGAACACGATACCACTCTGTTCGCCAGCATTGATGCCTACCGGCAAGATGTAAAGAACGTTGAACCTCCCATCTTCATCGACATTTCCAAACCGTGCACGGATTGGCAGAATGAGGCCAACATCAACCTTACTTCCGGTGCCAACCGGTTCGATTATATGCTCAACATAAACATGCTGCACATTTCCCCGATCGCCTGTGCCCACGGATTGTTTGACAATGCATCTCAGTTGTTGAAACGCGGAGGGCTGCTGATAACGTACGGACCGTACGCCGTGGACGGCACTCTCACTCCGGAGAGTAACGTACGTTTCAACGAATCATTGCAGCAACGTAACCCCGAGTGGGGAATACGCGACACGAAAGAGCTGAGCAAGTTGGCCGCATCGAAAGGTATTACGCTGCAAGAGATGATTGAACTACCGGCAAACAACAAATGTTTGATTTGGAAAAAAGATGCAAATCATGCCTAA
- the LOC121597364 gene encoding probable ribosome production factor 1: MSSSDSDSEFQEKPKPSTSKAKGKKKDDGKPKRKRLQDYLDEKAAREVAERAEELLRKRRRRGLADDEEDPEETTFPVINPMNFVKNKEIRHKQFKRMQGAKRKEEKEAKKTRKLEGIPSAPNHTIESLREKDETTVVNMEGEDQAEVMNDLANDEFCEYYQKSYEPRVMITFNATPHMVTRKFASLLRRMIPNAKTFRRNKTHLKRVCKSAIRENYTDILVVNENRKKPEGLLLIHLPDGPTAHFKVSNFKDLKDLKRNERDITTHRPEVILNNFTTRLGLTIGRMLGALFHYEPEFRGRRAVTFHNQRDYIFFRHHLYEFDKNGKRVKLRELGPRFTLKLRSLQVGLFDGKCGDYEWMITNKRHQMESRRRFFL, translated from the coding sequence ATGTCTAGCAGCGATAGTGATAGTGAATTTCAGGAGAAACCTAAGCCATCCACGTCGAAagcgaaagggaagaaaaaagatgATGGAAAACCGAAGCGTAAACGACTGCAGGACTATTTAGATGAGAAGGCAGCCCGCGAGGTAGCCGAGCGGGCGGAAGAGTTACTGCGGAAACGGCGTCGCCGTGGTCTGGCGGACGATGAAGAAGATCCAGAAGAGACAACGTTCCCGGTAATCAACCCGATGAATTTTGTCAAGAACAAGGAGATCCGCCACAAGCAGTTCAAACGTATGCAGGGGGCCaagaggaaggaagaaaaggaGGCCAAAAAGACGCGGAAGCTAGAGGGCATACCATCCGCTCCGAACCATACGATCGAAAGTCTGCGCGAGAAGGATGAAACGACGGTGGTTAATATGGAAGGGGAGGACCAGGCGGAAGTCATGAACGATCTGGCAAACGATGAGTTTTGCGAGTATTATCAGAAGAGCTACGAACCGAGGGTGATGATTACGTTCAACGCGACACCGCACATGGTTACGCGCAAGTTTGCATCCCTGCTGCGGCGAATGATTCCAAATGCAAAAACCTTCCGGCGTAATAAGACGCATCTGAAGCGGGTGTGCAAGAGTGCTATACGCGAGAACTACACCGACATCCTGGTGGTGAACGAAAACAGGAAGAAACCGGAAGGCTTGCTGCTTATTCACCTGCCCGACGGACCGACGGCACACTTCAAAGTAAGCAACTTTAAAGACTTGAAGGATTTGAAGCGCAATGAAAGGGACAttacgacacatcgaccggaGGTGATTTTGAACAACTTTACCACTCGCCTGGGATTGACTATTGGTCGCATGTTGGGCGCACTGTTTCACTACGAACCAGAATTTCGCGGGCGTCGTGCTGTAACGTTCCACAATCAGCGTGATTACATCTTCTTTCGGCATCATCTGTACGAATTCGACAAGAACGGAAAGCGTGTGAAACTGCGCGAACTGGGGCCACGATTTACGCTCAAGTTGCGTTCTCTGCAGGTGGGACTGTTTGATGGCAAGTGTGGAGATTACGAATGGATGATTACCAACAAGCGCCACCAGATGGAAAGCCGACGTAGATTCTTCCTGTAA
- the LOC121596459 gene encoding Golgi phosphoprotein 3 homolog sauron has translation MNRTDGLVRRVKARDTESNGGSSSSAANNVDQEDNKVDKEDEMEDCDSKETRLTLMEEVLLLGLKDKEGYTSFWNDCISSGLRGCILIELGLRGRIELERAGMRRKGLCTRKIILKSDTPTGDVLLDEALKHIKETCPPETIQSWIEYLSGETWNPLKIRYQLKNVRERLAKNLVEKGVLTTEKQNFLLFDMTTHPLTDNVIKCRLVKKIQDAVLTKWVNDPQRIGKRMLALILLAHASDVLENAFAPLNDDDYELAMRRVRELLDLDFEAESAKSNANEVIWAVFAAFTK, from the exons ATGAATCGAACGGACGGGCTTGTGCGACGTGTAAAAGCACGCGACACCGAATCGAACGGAGGATCGTCTTCGTCCGCGGCAAATAATGTCGATCAGGAGGACAACAAAGTAGACAAGGAGGACGAGATGGAAGACTGCGACTCCAAGGAAACGCGGCTGACTTTGATGGAAGAGGTGCTGCTGTTGGGGCTAAAGGATAAGGAG GGCTACACATCATTCTGGAACGATTGCATATCGAGCGGGTTGCGAGGATGTATCCTGATTGAGCTAGGCCTTCGCGGGCGTATCGAACTGGAGCGAGCCGGTATGCGAAGGAAGGGTTTGTGCACGCGAAAAATCATTCTCAAATCCGACACACCGACCGGTGATGTACTGCTCGACGAGGCCTTGAAACATATTAAAGAAACGTGCCCACCGGAGACCATTCAGAGCTGGATCGAATATTTGAGCG GGGAAACATGGAATCCGTTAAAGATACGCTATCAGCTGAAAAATGTTCGCGAGCGGCTAGCCAAGAATTTAGTCGAAAAGGGTGTACTAACGACGGAGAAACAAAATTTTCTCCTATTCGATATGACGACACATCCACTAACTGATAACGTTATCAAGTGCCGGTTGGTAAAGAAG ATACAGGATGCGGTACTAACGAAATGGGTCAACGATCCTCAGCGGATTGGCAAGCGAATGCTCGCGCTGATACTGCTGGCTCACGCGAGTGACGTCCTGGAGAATGCCTTTGCACCGCTCAACGATGACGATTACGAGCTGGCGATGCGGCGAGTGAGAGAGCTGCTCGATCTGGACTTTGAGGCGGAATCCGCCAAATCGAACGCCAACGAAGTGATTTGGGCCGTCTTTGCGGCCTTTACCAAGTAA
- the LOC121597735 gene encoding cullin-associated NEDD8-dissociated protein 1, with protein MASYQIANLLEKMTSNDKDFRFMATNDLMTELQKDSIKLDDESEKKVVRMVLRLLEDKNGEVQNLAVKCLGPLVNKVKENQVETIVDLLCANMVSNNEQLRDISSIGLKTVISELPQSSNSLVPNVCQRITGKLSVAIEKEDVSVQLEALDILSDLLSRFGDLLVPFHELILKALVPQLGSARQAVRKRTIVALSHLLTTCNNNAYNKVIEHLLDGLEKPQNPGTIRTYIQCLAAICRQAGHRLCNHIERVMFLLNQYSLRDDDELREFCLQACEAFVQRCPEAIMPHIPTIVDLCLKYITYDPNYNYEADDGEGGNSMEMEDDDEIDSEEYSDDDDMSWKVRRSAAKCLESVISTRHELLEEFYKTLSPALIARFKEREENVKSDIFHAYIALLKSTRPMGDDIGHDPDSMEQIPGPISMLTDQVPTIVKAVQPLMREKSVKTRQDCFLLLRELLNALPGALSNHIDQLMSGIHYSLNDKNSTSNMKIDALGFVYCMLVGHNPQVFHAHIQLLVPLVVNAVFDPFYKIATEALLVLQQLVKVIRPVDVQTTFDFTPYVSQLYTSTLQKLRSPEVDQEVKERAIACMGQIIANMGDVLQTELVTCLPLFMERLRNEVTRLSSVKALTMIAASPLRVNLSPIIGEVIPVLGSFLRKNQRALKLNSLTLLDTLVTHYSQFLDPKLLRGAVGEVPPLLSESDLHVAQLSLVLLTSVARQQPEALVGVHEQILQEVMTLVRSPLLQGTALNCTLKLFQALVQAQLPGLSYRHLLGMLMNPVYNQQQHGGSPLHKQAYHSLAKCIAALTLQVPNEALTVAGEFLREIQNRRNDSHLMFYLLTIGEIGRHFNLHTIDTLAQTILNCFSASSEDVKGAASHALGAIAVGNLNHYLPFILNEIEAQPKRQYLLLHSLKELISSLSTSKAGLEQLLPSVPSIWTQLFKHCECSEEGSRNVVAECLGKLVLVNPEELLPRLQMALQSESALMRTAVVSAIKFTISDQPQPIDPLLRQCIGQFLFALQDPEPSVRRVALVAFNSAVHNKPSLVRDLLPELLPQLYSETKVKKELIREVEMGPFKHTVDDGLDIRKAAFECMYTLLEQGLDRVDIMQFLEHVQAGLRDHYDIKMLTYLMTARLAALCPNAVLQKLDQFVEPLRATCTLKVKANSVKQEYEKQDELKRSALRAVAALLQIPKADKNIYLAEFLILIRSSSELQPLLESVQKDSSGQSNNSIDGRDTSMDQS; from the exons ATGGCGTCGTATCAGATAGCGAATTTGCTGGAGAAG ATGACGTCCAATGATAAGGACTTTCGCTTTATGGCGACCAACGATCTGATGACGGAGCTACAAAAGGACAGCATCAAGCTCGACGATGAATCGGAGAAGAAAGTCGTCCGTATGGTGCTTCGCTTGTTGGAGGACAAGAACGGCGAGGTGCAGAATCTTGCGGTTAAATG CCTGGGACCGTTGGTAAACAAAGTGAAGGAAAATCAGGTGGAAACGATTGTGGATCTGCTGTGCGCCAACATGGTGTCGAACAACGAACAGCTGCGTGACATCTCGAGCATCGGTCTGAAGACGGTCATATCGGAGCTGCCACAGTCGTCCAACTCGCTCGTGCCGAACGTTTGCCAGCGCATCACCGGCAAGCTGAGCGTGGCGATCGAGAAGGAGGACGTTTCTGTGCAGCTCGAAGCGTTGGACATACTGTCGGATCTGCTGTCGCGCTTCGGCGATCTGCTGGTACCGTTCCACGAGCTCATCCTGAAGGCGCTCGTGCCGCAGCTCGGTTCCGCCCGGCAGGCCGTCCGGAAGCGCACGATTGTTGCGCTGTCCCACCTGTTGACCACCTGTAACAACAACGCGTACAACAAGGTGATCGAACATTTGCTCGACGGGCTGGAGAAGCCGCAAAATCCCGGCACGATTCGGACCTACATCCAGTGTTTGGCTGCGATCTGCCGGCAGGCCGGCCATCGGCTGTGCAACCACATCGAGCGCGTCATGTTTCTGCTCAATCAGTACAGCTTGCGGGATGACGACGAGTTGCGCGAGTTCTGTCTGCAGGCGTGTGAAGCGTTTGTGCAGCGCTGTCCGGAAGCGATCATGCCGCATATTCCGACG ATCGTTGATCTTTGCCTAAAGTACATCACGTACGATCCAAACTACAACTACGAGGCAGATGATGGCGAGGGTGGCAACTCAATGGAGATGGAAGACGACGATGAAATTGATAGCGAGGAGTACAGCGATGACGACGATATGAGCTGGAAGGTGCGTCGATCGGCCGCCAAATGCTTGGAGTCGGTCATCTCCACCCGTCACGAGCTGTTGGAGGAATTCTACAAAACCCTTTCGCCGGCACTTATCGCACGCTTCAAAG AGCGCGAAGAAAACGTCAAGTCCGACATATTCCACGCGTACATCGCGCTGCTTAAATCGACCCGCCCCATGGGCGATGATATCGGGCACGATCCCGACTCGATGGAGCAAATTCCTGGCCCGATCAGCATGCTGACCGATCAGGTACCGACGATCGTGAAAGCGGTTCAGCCGCTCATGCGCGAAAAGTCGGTGAAAACGCGCCAGGATTGCTTCCTGCTATTGCGCGAACTGTTGAACGCACTGCCCGGGGCACTTTCGAACCATATCGATCAGCTAATGAGTGGTATCCACTACTCGCTGAATGACAAaaactcaacctccaacatgaAAATCGACGCCCTCGGGTTCGTTTACTGTATGCTGGTTGGGCACAATCCGCAGGTGTTCCATGCGCACATACAGCTGCTCGTTCCGCTCGTCGTGAATGCGGTTTTCGATCCGTTCTACAAGATCGCCACCGAAGCACTGCtcgtgctgcagcagctggtgAAGGTGATCCGGCCTGTCGACGTGCAGACAACGTTTGATTTTACGCCGTACGTGAGTCAGCTGTACACCAGCACGCTGCAGAAACTTCGCTCGCCCGAGGTTGACCAGGAGGTGAAGGAACGGGCGATCGCCTGTATGGGCCAGATCATTGCCAATATGGGCGATGTGCTGCAGACGGAGCTGGTCACCTGTTTGCCACTGTTCATGGAGCGTTTGCGGAACGAGGTGACGCGATTAAGCTCGGTCAAAGCACTGACCATGATCGCGGCGTCACCGCTGCGCGTCAATCTAAGCCCGATCATCGGCGAGGTTATACCGGTGCTGGGGTCGTTCCTGCGCAAAAATCAACGTGCGCTGAAGCTCAACTCGCTCACCCTGCTGGATACGCTCGTGACGCACTACAGTCAATTCCTGGACCCGAAgctgctgcgcggtgccgtggGAGAAGTGCCCCCGCTGCTGAGCGAATCGGACTTGCACGTGGCACAGCTTTCGCTCGTGCTGCTTACTTCCGTGGCCCGCCAGCAACCGGAGGCACTGGTTGGGGTGCACGAGCAGATTTTGCAGGAAGTGATGACGCTGGTGCGCTCACCGCTGCTGCAAGGTACGGCACTGAACTGTACGCTGAAGCTGTTCCAGGCGCTTGTGCAAGCGCAACTGCCGGGGCTGAGCTACCGCCATCTGCTAGGGATGCTGATGAATCCCGTATacaatcagcagcagcacggtggCAGCCCACTGCACAAGCAGGCGTACCATTCGCTGGCAAAGTGCATTGCCGCACTGACTCTGCAGGTGCCAAACGAGGCACTGACGGTGGCAGGAGAGTTTTTGCGCGAAATCCAGAACCGTCGCAATGATTCGCACCTTATGTTCTACTTGCTGACGATTGGAGAAATTGGCCGTCACTT CAATTTGCACACGATCGACACACTAGCACAAACGATCCTGAACTGTTTCTCGGCGTCGTCCGAGGACGTGAAGGGTGCCGCAAGCCATGCGCTCGGTGCAATCGCCGTCGGCAATCTCAATCACTATCTGCCCTTCATACTGAACGAGATCGAGGCACAGCCGAAACGTCAATATCTGCTCCTGCATTCATTGAAGGAGTTAATTTCGTCGCTGTCCACCAGTAAGGCCGGCCTGGAGCAGCTGCTCCCGTCCGTACCGTCGATCTGGACGCAGCTCTTCAAACACTGCGAATGCTCGGAAGAAGGCTCCCGCAACGTGGTTGCCGAATGTCTCGGTAAGCTGGTGCTGGTGAACCCCGAGGAGCTGCTCCCGCGGCTCCAAATGGCGCTGCAAAGCGAGAGCGCCCTGATGCGCACCGCCGTCGTATCGGCGATCAAGTTCACCATCTCCGATCAGCCACAGCCGATCGATCCGCTGCTGAGGCAATGTATTGGCCAGTTCCTGTTCGCGCTGCAGGATCCGGAACCGTCGGTGCGGCGTGTGGCACTTGTTGCGTTCAACTCGGCCGTGCACAACAAGCCCAGCTTGGTGCGCGATCTGCTGCCCGAGCTACTGCCCCAGCTGTACTCGGAGACGAAGGTGAAGAAGGAGCTGATCCGGGAGGTGGAAATGGGCCCGTTCAAACACACCGTGGACGATGGGCTCGACATCCGGAAAGCGGCGTTCGAGTGTATGTACACGCTGCTGGAGCAGGGTCTCGATCGCGTAGACATTATGCAGTTTCTCGAGCACGTGCAGGCGGGATTGCGCGATCACTACGATATTAAGATGCTCACTTATCTTATGACGGCTCGGCTGGCGGCACTCTGTCCGAATGCGGTCCTGCAAA AACTCGATCAGTTCGTAGAGCCGCTGCGTGCTACCTGTACACTGAAGGTGAAGGCCAACTCGGTGAAGCAGGAGTACGAAAAGCAGGATGAATTGAAAAGATCTGCACTACGCGCCGTCGCCGCACTGCTGCAAATTCCCAAGGCTG ATAAAAACATATACTTGGCGGAGTTTTTGATTCTGATCCGCAGTTCATCCGAGCTACAGCCGCTGCTCGAATCGGTACAGAAGGACTCATCCGGACAATCGAACAACAGTATCGATGGACGAGATACGTCTATGGATCAAAGCTAG
- the LOC121597737 gene encoding uncharacterized protein LOC121597737 yields MASPVRFVDKCVQVDMVYGDVHDPVASTSLVTKINAKPSAQLPPAHSCEESQQPALVPLHKNLAMLFEKLADLEEPLHCVIRKLDWILTKYGEAFANLSFLHDAMLMQGNAAKPFTLTYLNSIRLALFTCDLVCHNVDLRALGKSMKYLNTKFVEYVKTVDSYLPDSPPNDLFSIKLLVITKTIMHSLDREIKQIRVRLEDVLNALDLIGVLQCDMLAVVDILIKSKLDHSPEGFPKRMNNVNFGKDWFDDEYRCFLAMIE; encoded by the coding sequence ATGGCATCACCGGTAAGGTTTGTCGATAAATGTGTCCAGGTGGACATGGTGTACGGCGACGTGCACGACCCAGTTGCATCAACGAGCTTGGTTACTAAGATCAATGCAAAGCCATCCGCTCAGCTTCCACCGGCACATTCGTGCGAGGAATCGCAGCAACCGGCGTTAGTACCGCTGCACAAAAACCTGGCCATGTTGTTTGAGAAGTTAGCTGATCTTGAAGAACCATTGCATTGCGTTATCAGGAAGCTAGATTGGATATTGACAAAATATGGTGAGGCGTTCGCTAACCTTTCATTTTTGCACGATGCTATGCTGATGCAAGGTAATGCCGCCAAACCTTTCACATTGACGTACTTGAACAGCATTAGATTAGCGCTTTTTACTTGCGATTTGGTATGTCACAATGTTGACCTGCGGGCTTTGGGCAAAAGCATGAAGTATCTTAATACAAAGTTTGTAGAATATGTGAAAACCGTCGATTCCTATTTACCTGATTCACCTCCCAACGATTTGTTTTCTATAAAACTGCTAGTGATTACCAAAACGATCATGCATTCTCTAGATAGGGAGATAAAGCAGATCAGAGTACGACTGGAAGACGTCCTGAACGCATTAGACCTGATCGGTGTGCTGCAGTGTGACATGCTGGCAGTAGTCGATATACTAATTAAGAGTAAATTAGACCATTCGCCGGAAGGATTTCCGAAACGAATGAATAATGTCAATTTTGGGAAGGATTGGTTTGATGATGAATATCGTTGTTTTCTTGCTATGATCGAGTGA
- the LOC121597736 gene encoding translation factor GUF1 homolog, mitochondrial produces MGLTKFRTLYTLYSAHYRRRVLDSVQHSSFHTTPARLSDDIEYDEIPVSRIRNFSIIAHVDHGKSTLADRLLEMTGTIAKHSGNKQVLDSLQVEKERGITVKAQTASLIYQHAGQPYLLNLIDTPGHVDFSNEVSRSLAACNGVILLVDANQGVQAQTVANYHLARSKQLVIVPVLNKIDLKNARPEAVCNELLTLFDIDPDDVLKVSAKVGTGCDEVLASIVNRLPAPGANRDTDFRGLIFDSWFDKYRGALNLIYVSDGEIRTGQEIASCHTGKAYEVKSLALLRPDECKVDRLVAGQVGLLGCNMRTSKESHIGDTLYLRKNKTCVPLPGFKPQQPMVFAGVYPPDQTQHPVLKSAIEKLVLNDSAVTVAPDSSPALGQGWRLGFLGLLHLDVFSQRLQQEYDAEPVLTAPSVTYKIKLKGTKAVAAHGGNETVYISNPALLPDRTMVEEYYEPYVLGTIIAPTECVGAIIGLCVERRAVQKTSLNIDNERIMTTYLMPLNEIVLDFHDQLKSVSSGYASFDYEDHGYVETSIVRMDVLLNGQLVEELCTITHTSKAQNHARDLVVKLKELIPRQMVQIAIQAVVGGKVLARETIKAYRKDVTAKLYGGDVTRRMKLLKQQSEGKKKMRSIANINVPRDTFINVLKR; encoded by the exons ATGGGTTTAACAAAGTTTCGCACACTCTACACGCTGTACAGTGCACATTATCG GAGAAGGGTCTTGGACAGTGTTCAGCATAGCAGCTTCCACACCACACCCGCCCGACTGTCGGATGATATCGAATACGATGAGATACCGGTGTCGCGGATACGCAACTTCAGCATCATAGCCCACGTTGACCATGGGAAGAGTACGCTTGCCGACCGGTTGCTCGAAATGACCGGCACGATAGCGAAACATTCGGGCAATAAGCAAGTGCTGGACAGTTTGCAGGTTGAGAAGGAGCGCGGCATCACCGTAAAGGCACAGACGGCCTCACTGATCTATCAGCATGCGGGTCAGCCCTACCTTTTGAATCTGATCGACACACCGGGTCATGTGGATTTCTCGAACGAGGTGTCCCGATCGTTGGCCGCCTGTAATGGCGTTATATTGCTAGTGGATGCGAATCAAGGTGTGCAGGCACAAACCGTGGCCAACTACCATCTCGCCCGCTCGAAGCAGCTCGTCATCGTGCCAGTGCTGAACAAGATCGATCTGAAGAACGCCCGCCCTGAAGCGGTATGCAACGAGCTGCTGACGCTGTTCGACATCGATCCCGACGACGTGCTGAAAGTTTCGGCCAAGGTGGGCACGGGTTGCGATGAGGTACTGGCTAGCATCGTGAACCGACTGCCTGCTCCGGGAGCGAATCGGGACACGGACTTCCGGGGGCTAATATTTGACAGCTGGTTCGACAAGTATCGGGGTGCACTGAACCTTATCTACGTGAGTGATGGTGAAATCCGCACCGGCCAGGAGATCGCATCATGCCACACGGGTAAAGCGTACGAGGTGAAAAGTTTAGCACTGCTGCGACCGGACGAATGTAAAGTGGACCGGCTGGTGGCGGGGCAGGTGGGTCTGCTCGGGTGCAACATGCGAACCAGCAAAGAGTCACACATCGGGGATACGTTGTACctgaggaaaaacaaaacgtgtgTCCCGTTGCCAGGCTTCAAGCCCCAGCAGCCGATGGTATTTGCGGGCGTTTATCCACCGGACCAAACACAGCATCCTGTCCTGAAGAGTGCAATCGAAAAGCTGGTGCTGAATGATTCTGCCGTTACCGTTGCGCCGGACTCTAGCCCAGCGCTTGGGCAAGGCTGGCGGCTCGGTTTTCTGGGCCTATTGCATCTGGATGTGTTCAGTCAGCGGTTGCAACAGGAGTACGACGCCGAACCAGTACTGACGGCACCATCGGTGACGTACAAAATCAAGCTAAAAGGCACCAAAGCGGTCGCGGCGCACGGTGGCAACGAAACGGTGTACATCAGCAATCCGGCCCTGCTTCCCGATCGGACGATGGTGGAAGAGTACTACGAACCGTACGTGCTGGGGACAATTATTGCACCGACCGAGTGCGTCGGAGCCATTATCGGGCTGTGTGTCGAGCGTCGGGCAGTTCAGAAAACGTCGCTCAATATCGATAACGAGCGCATCATGACTACGTACCTGATGCCGCTAAACGAGATCGTGCTGGATTTTCACGATCAGCTAAAATCGGTCAGCTCCGGATACGCAAGCTTCGATTACGAAGATCACGGATACGTCGAGACAAGCATCGTCCGGATGGATGTACTGCTGAATGGGCAGCTGGTAGAGGAACTGTGCACCATCACGCACACCAGCAAGGCCCAAAACCATGCGAGGGACTTGGTGGTGAAGCTGAAGGAGCTGATCCCGCGACAGATGGTGCAGATCGCTATACAGGCGGTGGTGGGGGGAAAGGTTTTGGCGCGCGAGACTATAAAAGCCTATCGAAAGGATGTGACCGCTAAATTG TATGGAGGAGATGTTACCAGACGGATGAAACTACTCAAGCAGCAATctgaaggaaagaagaaaatgagATCGATTGCTAACATCAATGTTCCACGCGATACATTCATAAATGTACTGAAACGATAA